One Dictyostelium discoideum AX4 chromosome 3 chromosome, whole genome shotgun sequence genomic region harbors:
- a CDS encoding hypothetical protein (P10819 Adenosylhomocysteinase (EC 3.3.1.1) (S-adenosyl-L-homocysteine hydrolase) (AdoHcyase)): protein MTKLPFQVKDILLSELGRKEISIAENEMKGLMGLRKKFGPSKILKGARIAGCLHMTIQTAVLIETLVELGAQVQWSSSNCLSTQRQLHPKVSRFMHGKVKL, encoded by the coding sequence atgacaaaattaccatttcaggttaaagatattttactATCAGAATTAGGTagaaaagaaatttcaattgcagaaaatgaaatgaaagGATTAATGGGATTACGTAAAAAATTTGGACcatcaaaaattttaaaaggagCACGTATTGCAGGTTGTTTACATATGACAATTCAAACTGcagttttaattgaaacgTTGGTTGAATTGGGAGCACAAGTTCAATGGTCATCAAGTAATTGTTTATCAACACAGCGGCAGTTGCATCCAAAGGTATCGCGGTTTATGCATGGAAAGGTGAAACTTTAG
- the nat13 gene encoding GCN5-related N-acetyltransferase — MGKNLIELGDLTDKNLGQLVLLNNTTLPVSYEEKFYSKLLSTGFVSKLAFFNDIMVGAVCCKIDQSQVQGEQPSLYIMTFCVLAQYRNLGIGRKLLEYIEELCKTEKYEKISLHVQVGSDAIDFYKKFSFSIESTINNYYRNIQPADCYVMSKKMITSDEKKDDNTKQE; from the exons ATGGgcaaaaatttaattgaattaggAGATTTGACAGACAAGAATCTTGGtcaattagtattattaaataatactaCACTTCCAGTTTCATATGAAGAAAAATTctattcaaaattattatccaCTGGTTTTGTTTCAAAATTAG cATTTTTCAATGATATTATGGTTGGTGCAGTATGTTGTAAAATTGATCAATCACAAGTTCAAGGTGAACAACCATCTTTATATATAATGACATTTTGTGTTTTAGCTCAATATAGAAATTTAGGTATTGGTCGTAAATTATTGGAATACATTGAAGAATTATGTAAAACtgaaaaatatgaaaaaatatCATTACATGTTCAAGTTGGTTCAGATGCAATcgatttttataaaaagttTTCTTTCTCAATCGAATcaactattaataattattatcgtAATATTCAACCAGCTGATTGTTATGTTATGTCCAAGAAAATGATAACTTCcgatgaaaaaaaagatgataataCCAAacaagaataa
- a CDS encoding hypothetical protein (P10819 Adenosylhomocysteinase (EC 3.3.1.1) (S-adenosyl-L-homocysteine hydrolase) (AdoHcyase)), translating to MILDEGSDLTSLVIEKHPKILSQLRGITQGSYNGINYLSKLYSQKKLKIPTININDSITKSKFDNFYGCGESLIDGIKSATNIMIAGKVITIAGYGYVGKGCAKQLSKLGARILITEIDPINALQASMDGHQVVTMEYAAPISNIFITTTGCPNIITSDHFKFMKDDSILCNLGHLNTEIDIDWLNNNSIKKDIIKKDLVDRYTFIRINNNNNDNNKPNDNNDDENNDNINNNNNNNNNNNNNNNNNNNNNNNNNNNNNNNNNNNNNNNNNNNNNNNNNNNSNNDKYHLMILSKGNAINISNRDGGHPSFTMSISFCNHVFSQISLCVEYYSLKYSPGIHILQRSFDEEIARLHLNHLGGKLTVLTPTQSNYLGIDKMELINQVFIDIKDIKKKKKKKKKLIF from the coding sequence ATGATTTTAGATGAGGGGTCAGATTTAACAAGTTTAGTAATTGAAAAACATCCAAAAATTCTATCACAACTTAGAGGTATAACTCAAGGATCTTATAATGGAATTAACTATTTATCAAAACTATATagtcaaaagaaattaaaaattccaaCTATCAATATCAATGATTCAATTACCAAGagtaaatttgataatttctaCGGTTGTGGtgaatcattaattgatggtATAAAAAGTGCGACCAATATAATGATTGCTGGTAAAGTTATAACAATTGCTGGCTATGGATATGTTGGTAAAGGTTGTGCTAAACAGTTAAGTAAATTAGGTGCACGTATCCTTATCACAGAAATAGATCCAATTAATGCACTTCAAGCTTCAATGGATGGTCATCAAGTGGTCACAATGGAATATGCTGCACCAATATcaaatattttcatcacAACAACTGGTTGTccaaatattattacaagtgatcattttaaatttatgaaAGATGATTCAATCCTATGTAATCTTGGTCATTTAAATACTGAAATCGATATTGATTGgttgaataataattcaattaaaaaagatattattaaaaaggaTTTAGTTGATCGTTATACttttattagaattaataataataataatgataataataaaccaaacgataataatgatgatgaaaataatgataatattaataataataataataataataataataataataataataataataataataataataataataataataataataataataataataataataataataataataataataataataataataataataataataataataataataataatagtaataatgataaatatcatttaatgattttatcaAAAGGTAATGcaattaatattagtaatagaGATGGTGGACATCCATCATTTACAAtgtcaatttcattttgtaaTCATGTTTTCTCACAAATTTCACTGTGTGTTGAATATTATTCTTTGAAATATTCACCTGGAATTCATATTTTACAAAGATCTTTTGATGAAGAAATTGCTCGTTTACATTTAAATCATCTTGGTGGTAAACTAACAGTTTTAACTCCAACCCAAAGTAATTATTTAGGTATTGACAAAATGGAACTTATAAACCAAGTTTTTATAGatattaaagatattaaaaaaaaaaaaaaaaaaaaaaaaaaattaattttttaa
- the fimA gene encoding actin binding protein (calponin homology (CH) domain-containing protein), giving the protein MTNFSESEISEFKASFNQFDENGDGQISALELQKILTKCGEKVTGVEVRDMIKEVDTDGNGSIDFKEFLQVMQKARQHSANASPAFASAVKKVGAVNTIGGYSGSTASGVQHSYSDEEKVAYIDWINNCLAKDVDLKSRLPIPEDGDKFFAACNDGLLLCKLINDAVPDTIDERVLNKKNLNAFRINENQVLCINSAKAIGCNVVNIGAGDLVEGRAHLIMGLTWQIIKIGLFARINLTNHPELYRLLHDGETIEDLLKLPVEEILLRWFNYHLAAAGSQRRVKNFSGDIKDSECYTILLKQIAPKDAGVETSALNISNLDQRAVKVLENADKLGCKKFLKPKDIVTGFQKLNLAFVANLFNTHPALEPVEDVVIIEETREEKTFRNWMNSLGVDPFVNNLYEGTYDGLILIQLFDKIYPGLVDHKKVNYPPYKAMGAEMKKIENCNYAIQLGKDCKYSLVGIDGKNVYDKNKTLTLSILWQLMRGHVISILTALSGSGKPIADADIVNWTNSKLSAAGKKQISGFKDSTISTGIPILDVIEAVRPGSVDPALVATSGSAEDNLLNAKLAVSTARKVGAVVFALPEDIVEVKPKMVLTLFASLWQVEMTK; this is encoded by the exons TGGTTCAATTGATTTCAAAGAGTTCCTCCAAGTTATGCAAAAAGCAAGACAACACTCTGCCAATGCATCACCAGCATTTGCATCAGCTGTTAAAAAAGTTGGCGCTGTCAATACCATTGGTGGTTATTCTGGTTCAACAGCATCTGGTGTACAACATTCCTATTCCGATGAAGAGAAAGTTGCCTACATTGATTGGATTAACAATTGTTTAGCAAAAGATGTTGATCTCAAATCAAGATTACCAATTCCAGAAGATGGTGATAAATTCTTTGCAGCATGTAATgatggtttattattatgtaaattaattaatgatgctGTACCAGATACAATTGAtg aacgtgttttaaataaaaagaatttaaatgcATTCCGtattaatgaaaatcaagTACTTTGTATTAATTCAGCAAAAGCAATTGGTTGTAATGTTGTTAATATTGGTGCAGGTGATTTAGTTGAAGGTAGAGCTCATTTAATTATGGGTTTAACATGGCAAATTATTAAGATTGGTTTATTCGCACGTATTAATTTAACTAATCATCCAGAGTTGTATCGTCTTTTACATGATGGTGAAACAATTGAAGATTTATTGAAACTTCCAGTTGAAGAGATCTTATTGAGATGGTTCAATTATCATTTAGCCGCTGCTGGCTCACAAAGAAGAGTAAAGAATTTCTCTGGTGATATTAAAGATTCAGAATGTTATACAATCCTTTTGAAACAAATCGCACCAAAGGATGCTGGTGTCGAAACCTCTGCTTTGAATATCTCAAATTTAGATCAACGTGCTGTTAAAGTTTTAGAGAATGCCGATAAATTAGGTTGTAAGAAGTTCCTTAAACCAAAGGATATCGTAACTGGTTTCCAAAAACTTAATTTAGCATTCGTTGCCAATCTTTTCAATACTCATCCAGCATTGGAACCAGTTGAAGATGTTGTTATAATTGAAGAGACTCGTGAAGAAAAGACTTTCCGTAATTGGATGAATTCTTTAGGTGTAGATCCATTCGTTAACAATCTCTACGAAGGTACCTATGATGGTTTAAtcttaattcaattattcgATAAGATTTACCCAGGTCTCGTCGATCATAAGAAAGTCAACTATCCACCATACAAGGCAATGGGTGCtgaaatgaaaaagattgaaaattgtaattaCGCCATTCAACTTGGTAAAGATTGTAAATACTCTTTGGTTGGTATCGATGGTAAGAATGTCtatgataaaaataagacTCTCACCCTCTCAATCTTATGGCAATTGATGAGAGGTCATGTTATTTCCATCTTGACTGCTCTCTCTGGTTCTGGTAAACCAATCGCTGATGCTGATATCGTCAATTGGACAAACTCTAAACTCTCTGCCGCTGGTAAGAAACAAATCTCTGGTTTCAAAGATTCCACCATCTCTACCGGTATTCCAATCTTGGATGTCATTGAAGCTGTTAGACCAGGTTCAGTTGATCCAGCTTTAGTTGCTACCTCTGGTTCTGCTGAAGATAACTTATTAAATGCTAAACTCGCTGTTTCTACCGCTCGTAAAGTTGGTGCTGTTGTTTTCGCTCTTCCAGAAGATATTGTTGAAGTTAAACCAAAGATGGTTTTAACCCTTTTCGCTTCATTATGGCAAGTTGAAATGactaaataa
- the cbpP gene encoding calcium-binding protein: protein MQNPQNPPPAGSAADFYSQMPVKVMGTPGAPGSQSTPGAPGAPGQYPPQQPGAPGSNLPPYPGTQQPGAPGAPGQYPPQQPGQYPPQQPGAPGQYPPQQPGQPGYPPQQPGQSGQYPPQQPGQPGYPPQQPGAPGQYPPQQGQPGQYPPQQPGQPGQYPPQQQGQYPPQQPGQPGAYPPQQSGQPGAYPPQQGVQNTLAKTGAPGQPGVPPPQGAYPGQPGVPPQQGAYPGQQPPMGAYPPQGQPGAYPPQGQPGAYPPQQQQVAYPGQQPPMGAYPPQQGAYPGQQGAYPGQQGAYPGQQGAYPGQPPMGAYPGQQQYGVSAYSQTTAAYQTGAYPGQTPMGVYPGQTTAYAAYQTTAIGYGATSTYSYTRPTYSYATPYSRTAAFVVPVGLPPHVVQKMMAASAAFRIHDSNCSGTLSKKEFKKLIKHLGYYFSKGQTKMLFHSIDRDYSGSLSEREFVDWWSMQ from the exons ATGCAAAATCCACAAAACCCACCACCAGCTGGTTCAGCTGCTGATTTTTACTCACAAATGCCAGTTAAAGTAATGGGTACTCCAGGTGCTCCAGGTAGCCAATCAACTCCAG GCGCTCCAGGTGCTCCAGGTCAATatccaccacaacaaccaggTGCTCCAGGTTCTAATTTACCACCATATCCAGGTACTCAACAACCAGGTGCTCCAGGTGCTCCAGGTCAATacccaccacaacaaccag GTCAATacccaccacaacaaccaggTGCTCCAGGTCAATacccaccacaacaaccaggTCAACCAG gatacccaccacaacaaccaggTCAATCAGGTCAATatccaccacaacaaccaggTCAACCAG gatacccaccacaacaaccaggTGCTCCAGGTCAATATCCACCACAACAAGGTCAACCAGGTCAATatccaccacaacaaccaggTCAACCAGGTCAATatccaccacaacaacaaggtCAATatccaccacaacaaccaggTCAACCAG gtGCCTACCCACCACAACAATCAGGTCAACCAGGTGCCTATCCACCACAACAAG gtgTACAAAATACACTTGCCAAGACAGGTGCTCCAGGTCAACCAGGTGTTCCACCACCACAAGGTGCCTATCCAGGTCAACCAGGTGTTCCACCACAACAAGGTGCCTATCCAGGTCAACAACCACCAATGGGTGCTTATCCACCACAAGGTCAACCAGGAGCTTATCCACCACAAGGTCAACCAGGAGCTTatccaccacaacaacaacaagtagCATATCCAGGTCAACAACCACCAATGGGTGCTTATCCACCACAACAAGGTGCATATCCAGGTCAACAAGGTGCTTATCCAGGTCAACAAGGTGCATATCCAGGTCAACAAGGTGCATATCCAGGTCAACCACCAATGGGTGCATATCCAGGTCAACAACAATATGGTGTATCAGCATATTCACAAACTACCGCTGCTTATCAAACTGGTGCTTATCCAGGTCAAACACCAATGGGTGTTTATCCAGGTCAAACTACTGCATATGCTGCCTATCAAACAACTGCTATCGGTTATGGTGCAACATCAACTTATTCTTACACTAGACCAACTTACTCTTATGCAACTCCATATTCTAGAACCGCTGCTTTTGTAGTTCCAGTTGGTTTACCACCACATGTTGTACAAAAAATGATGGCCGCAAGTGCTGCATTCAGAATTCATGATTCCAATTGTAGTGGTACTTTatctaaaaaagaatttaaaaaa cTCATTAAACATTTAGGTTACTATTTCTCTAAAGGTCAAACTAAAATGTTATTCCATTCAATTGATCGTGATTACAGTGGTTCATTAAGTGAACGTGAATTTGTTGACTGGTGGAGTATgcaataa
- the rpb8 gene encoding RNA polymerase I core subunit — protein MTSILFEDTFEVKEIDPDGKKFDRVSRFVCYSENYEMDLQIDIATHIYPLGHERFKMVLASSLNLDGSSDNSGSYDTNKPSLADKYDYVMYGKIFKYQKENSSSKVSVFASFGGLLVLLQGDPRYLPGIELDARIYLLIKKA, from the exons atGACATCTATACTTTTTGAAGACACTTTTGAAGTCAAAGAAATTGATCCAGATGGAAAAAAGTTCGACAGAG tttctAGATTCGTATGTTATAGTGAAAATTATGAAATGGATTTACAAATTGATATTGCAACACATATTTATCCATTAGGACatgaaagatttaaaatggttttagcatcatcattaaatttagatgGTTCATCAGATAATAGTGGTTCATACGATACTAATAAACCATCTTTAGCTGATAAATATGATTATGTTATGTAtggtaaaatttttaaatatcaaaaagAAAACTCTTCTTCAAAAGT gTCTGTTTTTGCATCATTTGGTGGTTTATTGGTTCTCCTTCAAGGTGACCCAAGATACTTACCAGGTATTGAATTAGATGCtcgtatttatttattaattaaaaaagctTAA
- a CDS encoding CRAL/TRIO domain-containing protein, producing MVSFELNEEEFKILEDLTNDELIALSKFKDFPICKDIKDQYLLLFLFSKKFDLEKAHTLIKNNLLIREKLEISLPVVKNQVNPELAMKSSSFNIIGYRDNNGCSISYLHPSKAKPKDFTLKEYMTFLLWSQDQSAHDHSSVHRNGMTIIEDLHKISIFKHFDSRLQDFLKKNKLNDMQDVFIGRIQKIYILNPPWVLKPLLSLAKTFMKNKLISRIEICKNDQIFTTIDQSKVLFEYGGTLNLTYIDYFNSLPSNF from the exons ATGGTTTCctttgaattaaatgaagaagaatttaaaattcttgAAGATTTAACAAATGACGAATTAATTGCATTaagtaaatttaaagattttccAATTTGCaaag aTATAAAAgatcaatatttattattatttttattttcaaagaaatttgatttagaaaaagcacatacattaattaaaaacaatttattaataaggGAGAAATTAGAAATTAGTTTACCAGTTGTTAAAAATCAAGTTAATCCAGAATTGGCAATGAAATCAAgtagttttaatattattggcTATAGAGATAATAATGGTTGTTCAATTTCATATTTACATCCATCAAAAGCGAAACCAAAGGATTTTACATTAAAAGAATATATGACATTTTTACTTTGGTCACAAGATCAAAGTGCACATGATCATTCATCAGTTCATAGAAATGGTATGACAATTATTGAAGATTTAcataaaatatcaatttttaaacattttgatTCAAGATTACAAGATTTtcttaaaaagaataaattaaatgatatgCAAGATGTTTTCATTGGTagaattcaaaaaatttatattttaaatccaCCATGGGtattaaaaccattattatcactTGCTAAAACTTTTATGaagaataaattaatttcaagaattgaaatttgtaaaaatgatCAAATCTTTACAACTATTGATCAatcaaaagttttatttgaatatggTGGCacattaaatttaacatatattgattattttaattcattaccttctaatttttaa